From the Misgurnus anguillicaudatus chromosome 17, ASM2758022v2, whole genome shotgun sequence genome, one window contains:
- the ralba gene encoding ras-related protein Ral-B, translating to MAANKNKNQSSLALHKVIMVGSGGVGKSALTLQFMYDEFVEDYEPTKADSYRKKVVLDGEEVQIDILDTAGQEDYAAIRDNYFRSGEGFLLVFSITEHESFTATAEFREQILRVKAEEDKIPLLVVGNKSDLEDRRQVSVDEARGKSEEWGVQYVETSAKTRANVDKVFFDLMREVRAKKMSENKDKNGKGKNKKSKKSFKERCCLL from the exons ATGGCAGCCAATAAGAATAAGAATCAGAGCTCGCTGGCCCTACACAAGGTCATTATGGTGGGCAGTGGAGGTGTAGGAAAGTCAGCACTCACACTTCAGTTTATGTATGATGAG TTTGTTGAAGATTATGAGCCCACAAAGGCTGACAGCTACAGGAAAAAAGTGGTGTTGGACGGAGAGGAGGTGCAGATTGACATTTTGGACACGGCCGGGCAGGAAGACTACGCGGCTATCCGAGACAATTATTTCCGTAGCGGAGAGGGTTTCCTGTTAGTGTTCTCCATAACAGAGCACGAGTCCTTCACAGCCACTGCGGAATTCAG GGAACAGATCCTGCGGGTTAAAGCAGAAGAAGATAAAATTCCGTTGCTCGTGGTTGGAAATAAGTCGGACCTTGAGGATCGCAGACAGGTTTCGGTGGATGAGGCCAGAGGTAAATCTGAAGAGTGGGGCGTACAGTATGTAGAGACTTCAGCCAAGACACGTGCCAATGTGGATAAG GTGTTCTTTGATCTAATGAGGGAGGTTCGAGCTAAAAAGATGTCAGAAAATAAGGACAAAAATGGGAAGGGAAAAAACAAGAAGAGCAAGAAGAGTTTCAAAGAGCGATGCTGTTTACTTTGA